One Dehalococcoidales bacterium genomic window carries:
- the purE gene encoding 5-(carboxyamino)imidazole ribonucleotide mutase — protein MPKVAIVMGSESDSETVQPAIDALQMLGIDYEVKVMSAHRKPEKVRQFGLSARENGFEVIIAAAGGAAHLPGVIASWTTLPVIGVPVAGSDLKGVDSLYSIVQMPGGIPVATVAIGKAGAKNAAFLAAQILGLKYENIRKSYEDYRKELAKDKEEESK, from the coding sequence ATGCCAAAAGTTGCTATTGTAATGGGTTCCGAATCAGATAGTGAAACCGTTCAACCGGCAATCGATGCCTTACAGATGCTGGGTATCGATTACGAGGTTAAAGTTATGTCGGCTCATCGCAAGCCGGAAAAGGTTAGACAGTTCGGGTTATCGGCAAGAGAAAACGGCTTTGAAGTTATTATCGCCGCCGCCGGTGGGGCAGCCCATTTACCGGGCGTAATTGCAAGCTGGACAACCCTTCCGGTAATCGGAGTGCCGGTTGCCGGCAGTGATTTAAAAGGGGTTGATTCGCTCTATTCCATTGTTCAAATGCCCGGGGGGATTCCGGTTGCAACCGTTGCTATTGGCAAAGCGGGCGCCAAAAACGCCGCCTTTCTTGCTGCCCAAATTTTAGGATTAAAATATGAAAATATACGCAAAAGCTATGAGGATTACCGAAAAGAGCTTGCCAAAGACAAAGAGGAGGAGTCTAAATGA
- the purB gene encoding adenylosuccinate lyase — MIERYSRPQMKKVWSDENKFTKWLDVEIAVCESWAELGKIPRNAVPKIKMARLNMKRMEEILVETHHDMTAFIGSVAESLGPEARFIHLGMTSSDVMDTALSLQLVEASEILNEDIKGLLSVLVEKAIKYKYTVMIGRTHGIHAEPTSFGLKLALWIEEMQRNRQRLAEATKMIAVGKISGAVGTYATLSPEVEEKACAKLMLSPASISNQVLQRDRHAQFVTTLAIIAGSLEKFATEIRGLQKTDTREVEEPFSEGQTGSSAMPHKRNPELCERICGLARLIRGYSLTSMENIALWHERDISHSSTERVIMPDACLVLDYMLHIFTNVMDGLLVYPDAMEKNLNKTKGLVYSQRVMLALIDKGLSRQQAYKMVQRNAMKSWKGSKDFLKLLKADVEVVEKLPVEELDDIFDYKYYLRYVDEIFKRLGLTDTKWKKKYMALEPKQLGPRAL; from the coding sequence ATGATCGAGCGTTATAGCCGTCCGCAAATGAAAAAGGTGTGGTCGGATGAGAATAAATTCACCAAATGGCTTGATGTTGAAATCGCAGTTTGCGAATCGTGGGCCGAGCTGGGGAAAATCCCCCGCAATGCCGTTCCCAAAATTAAAATGGCACGCCTGAACATGAAGCGCATGGAAGAAATTTTAGTGGAAACTCATCATGATATGACCGCCTTTATCGGCTCGGTTGCCGAGAGTTTGGGTCCCGAGGCCAGATTTATTCACTTGGGAATGACTTCTTCGGATGTAATGGATACCGCACTCAGTCTGCAATTGGTTGAGGCGTCCGAAATCTTAAACGAGGATATTAAAGGGCTGCTTTCCGTTTTAGTGGAAAAAGCAATTAAATATAAATATACCGTAATGATCGGCAGAACCCATGGTATTCACGCCGAACCAACTTCTTTCGGATTGAAGCTGGCTTTATGGATTGAAGAGATGCAACGCAACCGACAGAGGTTGGCCGAAGCAACCAAAATGATTGCCGTAGGGAAAATATCGGGGGCCGTCGGCACTTATGCCACTTTATCCCCCGAGGTTGAAGAAAAGGCTTGCGCCAAGTTAATGTTAAGCCCCGCTTCAATATCCAATCAAGTGCTGCAACGCGACAGGCACGCTCAATTTGTAACCACCCTGGCAATTATTGCCGGTTCATTGGAAAAATTTGCAACCGAAATTCGCGGACTGCAAAAGACCGATACCCGTGAAGTTGAAGAGCCGTTTAGTGAAGGACAAACCGGTTCGTCCGCTATGCCGCACAAAAGAAATCCGGAGCTTTGTGAACGAATTTGCGGATTGGCAAGGCTAATCAGAGGTTATTCGCTTACTTCTATGGAAAATATCGCCCTCTGGCATGAAAGAGATATCAGCCACTCTTCGACCGAAAGGGTAATTATGCCGGATGCCTGCCTGGTATTGGATTACATGCTCCATATCTTTACCAATGTTATGGACGGGCTCTTGGTTTATCCGGATGCAATGGAAAAGAATCTTAATAAAACCAAAGGGCTTGTTTACTCGCAAAGGGTGATGCTGGCGCTTATCGATAAGGGTTTAAGCCGCCAACAAGCCTATAAAATGGTACAGCGTAATGCCATGAAATCGTGGAAAGGCAGTAAAGACTTCTTGAAATTGTTAAAAGCCGACGTTGAGGTGGTAGAGAAACTGCCTGTTGAGGAATTGGATGATATCTTTGATTACAAATATTACTTGCGCTACGTCGATGAGATATTTAAGAGATTGGGTTTAACCGATACCAAATGGAAAAAGAAATATATGGCTTTGGAGCCTAAACAATTGGGGCCAAGGGCGTTATGA
- the purD gene encoding phosphoribosylamine--glycine ligase translates to MKVLVVGSGGREHTLVWKLAQSPKVDAIFAAPGNAGTALAAKNIDIKANDIPALVEFALANNIGLTVIGPEGPLAAGIVDAFQSKGLKVFGPNKAAAQIEASKVFSKNLLQKYNIPCAKSVNFSSYAEAQEYINSISMPIVVKADGLAAGKGVVVAETREEALQALADIMDSKIHGDAGNSVVIEEKMIGREMSAFYFADASASLPMVFACDHKAVFDGNKGPNTGGMGCYSPPFFLTPELSKEVSERIMEPTIRAMITEGTPYHGVLYGGLMITEEGPKVMEFNARFGDPETQVILPRLKSDLFEIMLAVAENRLSEIEMEWTEDACVGVVMTSAGYPGNYPKGLPISGLSDVDSDIMVFHAGTRADSCGNILTDGGRVLTVVGLGKNLAEARQKVYNNVSRIHFEGCHYRRDIALSDNESDF, encoded by the coding sequence CTGAAAGTACTTGTTGTTGGCAGTGGCGGCCGGGAGCATACCCTTGTTTGGAAACTTGCTCAAAGCCCAAAAGTGGATGCGATATTTGCGGCCCCGGGTAATGCGGGGACTGCACTGGCTGCAAAAAACATTGATATTAAGGCAAACGATATTCCGGCGCTGGTCGAGTTTGCATTAGCAAATAATATCGGATTAACCGTTATCGGCCCCGAGGGACCGCTGGCGGCGGGAATTGTCGATGCCTTTCAATCCAAAGGGCTTAAGGTTTTCGGCCCTAACAAAGCGGCTGCCCAAATCGAAGCCAGTAAGGTTTTTTCCAAAAATCTTCTCCAGAAATATAACATCCCCTGCGCTAAAAGCGTTAACTTTTCTTCTTACGCCGAAGCACAAGAATATATTAACAGTATATCAATGCCGATTGTTGTTAAAGCCGACGGGCTTGCGGCCGGTAAAGGGGTTGTTGTTGCCGAAACGAGGGAAGAGGCCTTGCAGGCCCTTGCGGATATAATGGATTCAAAAATACACGGTGACGCCGGTAACAGTGTTGTTATCGAAGAAAAAATGATTGGCAGGGAGATGAGCGCTTTTTATTTTGCCGATGCCTCCGCTTCCCTCCCAATGGTTTTTGCCTGTGACCATAAGGCCGTTTTTGATGGAAATAAGGGCCCGAATACCGGCGGAATGGGTTGTTACAGCCCCCCTTTCTTTTTAACCCCCGAATTGTCAAAAGAGGTCTCTGAGAGGATTATGGAGCCCACTATCCGGGCCATGATTACCGAAGGCACCCCCTACCACGGGGTATTATACGGCGGTTTAATGATTACGGAAGAAGGACCGAAAGTGATGGAGTTTAATGCCCGTTTCGGAGACCCCGAAACGCAGGTAATCTTACCGCGCCTAAAATCAGACCTTTTTGAAATAATGCTTGCCGTTGCCGAAAACAGGCTAAGCGAAATTGAAATGGAATGGACGGAAGACGCCTGTGTCGGCGTTGTAATGACTTCGGCGGGGTATCCCGGAAATTACCCCAAGGGTTTACCGATTAGCGGACTCTCCGACGTCGATAGTGATATAATGGTCTTTCATGCCGGAACCAGGGCTGACTCTTGCGGCAATATCTTAACCGACGGCGGCAGGGTTTTAACCGTGGTGGGGTTGGGTAAAAACCTCGCGGAAGCACGGCAAAAAGTTTATAATAATGTTTCAAGAATTCATTTCGAGGGATGCCATTATAGGCGCGATATCGCCCTCTCGGATAATGAAAGCGATTTCTAA